A single region of the Panthera tigris isolate Pti1 chromosome B1, P.tigris_Pti1_mat1.1, whole genome shotgun sequence genome encodes:
- the AMTN gene encoding amelotin, whose protein sequence is MKTMILLLYLLGSTQSLPTQLNPALGLPTKLALDQATLLNQHQLNQVFPSLSLIPLTQMITLGADLQLLNPPAGLAPGTQTLPLTLGGLNTQQPLQAQMLPVIVAHLGAQGTILSSEELPMAPQIFTGLIFQPLFPGSILPNSQANPDAQNGILPAGQAGMNPAIQGTSEGFSPTPSDTDDDFEVTAPAGIRRGMHTTQETTTGLPNGNQ, encoded by the exons ATGAAGACTATGATTCTACTGCTTTATCTTCTAGGATCAACTCAGTCATTACCA ACACAGCTCAACCCTGCTTTGGGACTTCCAACAAAACTGGCTCTAGATCAGGCAACTCTTCTAAACCAACATCAGCTAAATCAG GTCTTCCCCTCTTTAAGTCTAATACCACTGACACAGATGATCACACTGGGCGCAGATCTGCAGCTG CTAAATCCTCCTGCAGGGCTGGCGCCTGGTACCCAGACCCTCCCACTGACCCTGGGGGGATTGAATACACAACAGCCACTGCAAGCCCAA aTGTTGCCAGTTATTGTAGCACACCTTGGAGCCCAG GGTACCATCCTAAGCTCAGAAGAAttg CCAATGGCCCCACAAATCTTCACAGGCCTCATTTTCCAGCCCCTGTTCCCAGGATCCATCCTGCCCAACAGTCAAGCTAATCCAGATGCCCAGAATGGAATCCTTCCTGCAGGGCAAGCAGGAATGAATCCTGCCATCCAGGGAACCTCAGAAGGCTTCTCTCCAACTCCTAGTGACACAGATGATGACTTTGAAGTGACGGCCCCTGCAGGCATCCGAAGGGGCATGCACACTACCCAGGAAACCACCACAGGGCTGCCAAATG gaaatcAGTAa